The Mangrovibacterium diazotrophicum DNA window ATAGTTCAACTGTCTTTCATTTAACTATCTTTGCCGCCGATTTAAAAATTGAAGCATGATTTCAGCAGACGGATTAACGGTCGAATTTGGCGGCCAAACGCTATTCAAGGATATTTCATTCGTTGTGAATGAAAAGGACCGCATCGCCCTGATGGGGAAAAACGGTGCCGGTAAATCAACGCTTTTAAAGTTGATGGCCGGTGTGCAAAAACCGACGCGCGGTAAAGTTTCGGCTCCCAAAGAAGCCGTCATTGCGTACCTGCCCCAGCACCTGATGCACGAAAGCGACCGTACGCTTTTCGAGGAAGCGTCGCAGGCTTTTGCCGAAGTGCTGGACATGCAAAAAAAGCTGGACGAGCTGAATCATGAGCTAACCGTGCGCACCGACTACGAATCGGACGAGTACAGCCAGATTATTGAGCAAGTATCTGAACTAAGCGAGAAGCTTTACAGCCAGGGCGAGATTAATTTCGATGCTGAGGTTGAAAAGATTTTGCTGGGGCTTGGTTTCCTGCGCGAAGATTTCAACAAACCCAGCAGCGAATTCAGCGGTGGCTGGCGCATGCGTATCGAGCTGGCCAAAATCCTGCTTCAAAACCCGGATCTGATCCTGTTGGATGAGCCTACCAACCACCTCGACATCGAGTCGGTGCAGTGGCTGGAAGAATTCCTGATCAACAACTCGAAAGCGGTGATCGTGATTTCGCACGATAAGAAATTCATCGACAACATCACCACCCGCACCATCGAGGTGACCATGGGCCGCATTTACGACTACAAAGTCAACTACAGCAAATACCTGGAGCTGCGTGCCGAGCGCCGCGAGCATCAGCAAAAACAATACGACGAGCAGCAAAAAATGATTGCCGAGAACCAGGCTTTCATTGAGCGCTTCAAAGGAACCTACTCGAAAACCCTGCAAGTGCAGTCGCGCGTGAAGATGCTCGAAAAGCTGGAA harbors:
- a CDS encoding ABC-F family ATP-binding cassette domain-containing protein, which encodes MISADGLTVEFGGQTLFKDISFVVNEKDRIALMGKNGAGKSTLLKLMAGVQKPTRGKVSAPKEAVIAYLPQHLMHESDRTLFEEASQAFAEVLDMQKKLDELNHELTVRTDYESDEYSQIIEQVSELSEKLYSQGEINFDAEVEKILLGLGFLREDFNKPSSEFSGGWRMRIELAKILLQNPDLILLDEPTNHLDIESVQWLEEFLINNSKAVIVISHDKKFIDNITTRTIEVTMGRIYDYKVNYSKYLELRAERREHQQKQYDEQQKMIAENQAFIERFKGTYSKTLQVQSRVKMLEKLELVEVDEVDTSHLKLRFPPSPRSGSYPVIAEHVGKSYDDFLVFNDASFTIQRGEKVAFVGKNGEGKSTMIRAIMKELEHEGNIQLGHNVQIGYFAQNEASLLDEQRTVFQTIDDVAVGDIRTKIKDILGAFMFGGEDWDKKVGVLSGGERTRLAMIKLLLEPVNLLILDEPTNHLDIRTKDILKQALLEFDGTLILVSHDRDFLDGMVSKVYEFGNKRVKEHLEGVTEFLARKKMEHLNELEKKNK